The Streptomyces sp. NBC_00286 nucleotide sequence CAGCGACGTACAAACCGAGCGCACGGACCGCTTCTCGTACGCGACCGCCGTCCTGGAGCTCTACCGCCTGCTCCTCCGCCTGCCACCCCTCGAACCACTCGACGACTCGACCGCCAAGCCGTCCCACAAGCCACCGGGGGAGCGGCAGGCGCCCGAGTCTCGCATCCTCCCCCGTATCCGCGCCCTACTCGCCAAGGCGGAGGCGACCGGCTACCCGGAGGAGGCGGAGGCGCTCACCGCCAAGGCTCAGGAGCTGATGGCGCGCCACAGCATCGACGAGGCGCTGCTCGCGGCGCGCACCCCCGCATCCGCCGACGCACCCGGCGCGTGCCGGATCGGGATCGACCCGCCGTACGAGACGGCCAAGGCCACCCTCCTCGACGCGGTCGCCGCAGCGAACCGTTGCCGCACCGTATGGAACGAAGCCCTCGGCTTCTCCACGGTGGTCGGCTTCGAAGCGGATCTGGAGGCCGTCGAACTCCTCCACACCTCACTGCTCGTGCAGGCGACCGCCGCGATGACGAAGGCGGAGGCAGCCGCCCGCGCGTCCGGTCGCCGCCGTACGAAAACCTTCCGGCAGTCGTTCCTGGCGGCGTACGCGCACCGCATCGCCACCCGCCTGAAGTCCGCCACCGAAACCCAGGTGACCGAGGACCTCCTCCCGGTCCTCGCCACCCGCGAGGCCGCGGTCAGCGACCGAACGGACCGCATGTTCCCGGAGATGACCACGACCCGCCTGCGCGGCGTCAACGACGCGGCGGGCTGGACCCAGGGCGCCGAGGCGGCGGACCGGGCCCAGGTCGAGCGACATCAGCAACTGCCCTGACCAGCAGACATCGGAAGAAGAGCTCACGACCCCAGGCTCGCCGTAGGCAACCCCTCAGGCCACTTCCCGTCTTCCGACCGCGTGTACGTCTCCTCCCCGAACCCCTCCCATGTGACCTTCATGGTCGAGGAGTTGACGGAGTCGATCACGCCCGCGGCCCGGTCCTTGTTGCCGTCGGTGCACTTCAGGGCGATCTTCTGCTCGCCCGAGGCCTCCCCGGCGGTCCCACTGCACACGGACCCGCCCGTCGAGAACAGCGCGGCCTTCGAACCGTCGACCATCAACGCGACGAGCTTGCCCTCCTTCGAGGCGACCCAGCTGCCTTGCAGCCCGTCGGCCCCGGCCGCACCCCCACCGGAACCACCGCCGGAGCCTCCGTCGGCGTCAGCCGAGCTGGCCGCCGCGCTCGGCTCCGGGGACGAGGCCTCGTCCCCGCCTCCGTCATCGCTGCCGCTGCACCCGGTCAGGACGAGCGCGGCAGCCAGCCCCGCCGCCACGGACGCGATCCGCGCCTGCCTGCGCGAGAAGGTCGCCGAAGTCACTGAAGCCCCCAAGGGTCTGGCCGAAGAAGCGGGTCGCCGAACGACCACACGCTGGTATCGACCGCAAGCTGGTAACGACCGCAAGCTACCAGTGCGTATACCAGGACCGTCCACCCAGGACCGACAGGACCGTAAGGAGCCGTCTACCAGGACGATTTGCGCACACCGGGCAGAAAGCCCGCGTGCGCCTGCTTCCGCAGATTGACCCGCGAGAGCCCGAAGTTGCGCAGGTACCCGCGCGGACGGCCGTCCACACTGTCCCGGTTGCGTACGCGCGTGGCGCTGGCGTCGCGCGGCTGCCTGCGCAGTTCCTCCTGGGCGGCGAGCTTCTCGGCCTCCGAGGAAGACGGTCGGCGGATGATCTCCTTCAGCTCGGCGCGGCGGGCGGCGTAGCGCGCGACGATCTCCTGGCGCTTCTCGTTCTTCGCGATCTTGCTCTTCTTTGCCATCAGACCTTCACTCCACGGGCACGAATCCTGGCCACGGCCGCCTCGATGCCGATCGTGTCGACAGTCTTGATCCCCTTGGTGCTGAGCTTCAGCCGTACGTGCCTGCCCTCGCTCGGCAGCCAGTAGCGCTTGCTCTGGATGTTGGGGTCGAAACGGCGGGACGTACGCCGATGGGAGTGGGAAATGGTGTTGCCGAAGCCGGGTTGGGCTCCGGTCAGCATGCAGTGGGCGGACATGGTGACGTACCTCTCTGGTTCGCTCTGCGACCCGTTATTGGAAACGGGACCCGTTTTCATATACTAGCCACATGGCACGCAACGAACTCCGTCCGGTCATCAAGCTCCGGTCCACGGCCGGGACCGGCTACACGTACGTCACACGCAAGAACCGGCGTAACGACCCCGACCGGCTGACCCTGCGCAAGTACGACCCCATGGTGGGCCGCCACGTCGACTTCCGAGAGGAGCGCTGATCCCGATGCGTGAGGGGATTCATCCGGCGTACGGCCCTGTCGTCTTCCGCGACCGTGCCGCCAACCACGCCTTCCTGACCCGCTCGACCATGACGAGCGAGAAGACCATCGAGTGGGAGGACGGCAACACCTACCCCGTCGTCGACGTCGAGATCTCGAACGTCAGCCACCCCTTCTACACGGGCACGGCCCGCGTGCTGGACACGGCGGGCCGCGTGGAGCGCTTCGAGCAGCGGTACGGGAAGCGCGGGGGCCGCTGATGCTGTCCGTCGCCATCGTCGGCGGGCTGCACGCCGATGCCCGCAAGGCGGCCGTCGACCGGCTGCTCGCGGACGTACCGGGGGCCGTCGCGCTGCACCATGACCTTGCGACCGCCGTGCAGGGCACGGTCGTCCGGACGATCCGCAACAGCGACGGACCGGTGTCGACCGGTGAGGCGCCGCTCGTCAACGACTGCGCCTGCTGTGCGCTGCGCGAGGACCTGGTGCCCGAGCTGGAGCGGCTCGCGGAGGACGGGACGACCCGGCTCGCGGTCGTCGAGCTGTGGGAGTCGGTCGAGCCCAAGGCGATGGCCGAGGTCGTCGCGGGCGCCGAACTCCGGCTGACCGGCGTGATCACGGCGGTCGACCCCGCGCTGGTGCTGCCGTATCTCGGCAACGGCGACGATCTCGCGGAGGCAGGCCTCGCCGCTGCCGCCACCGATCAGCGCACGATCGCGGACACGTTCGCGCGTCAGCTGGAGTACGCGCCCGTGCTCGCCGTCGTCGAGTCCGAGGCGGCCGATGACGAGGACCGGGCGCTGCTCGCCCAGCTCCATCCGACTGCCCGCCAAGTCCCGCTCGGCCACGGTGACTTGGCGGGTGCCGCGCTGGCCGGCTTCGACGTGGACGCCGCCGCCGCTGCCCAGCACCCTGCCTGTGCACTGCTGCCGGCCGAGGCCGACGAGTGCGGCGTCTCCACCCTCGTATGGACCCGTCGGCGTCCCTTCCACCCGGAGCGGCTGTACGCGGCGCTGGAGGATCTGACCTGTGCCGCGGCCCGCAGTCGCGGGCGGTTCTGGCTCGCGGACCGGCCCGACACGCTGCTGCACTGGGACGCGGCCGGAGGTGCCCTGTGCGTGGAGAACGCGGGCCCCTGGCTGGCCTCGCTGCCGGACGCGGCCTGGGAGATGGTGCCGCCGGTGCGGCGCGCCGCGGCGGCCCTCGACTGGCACCCGGAGCACGGCGACTGCTGCCAGCACCTGGTCTTCACCTCCCCGGGCCTGGACCGCGAGGGCCTTGAACGGGTCCTGGAGTCCTGCCTGTTGACCGAGGCGGAGTACGCGGCGGGCCGCACCGCCTGGAAACAGCTCCCGCCCGCCTTCGACACCCTCCTGGAGGTCTGACCCCATGCCCCGCAAGCCCGAGCGCAAGCCCCAGAAGTCCCGCCCCAACCCGCTGGACGTGGCCGGGATCACGTACATCGACTACAAGGACACCGATCTGCTGCGGAAGTTCATCTCGGACCGGGGGAAGATCCGCAGCCGCCGGGTCACCCGGGTTTCTTCCCAGCAGCAGCGCCAGTTGGCGCGGGCGATCAAGAACGCACGGGAGATGGCGTTGTTGCCGTACGCGTCACGGTAGTCACGCGCCGTCTCAACGGCCCTCCACCAGCGGTGTTCATGCCGCCGGTGGAGGGCCGCTGTCGTTGACGGCCGGTCAGTTCGGCGACTGTTCAATGGAACACAAACCGTGCGAGATGCGTCTGTTCCTACAGAACGAGGGATTCGACCCGTACGAGACCAGTACGGGACCGGCGCGAGCCCAACACGAGCCCAGTACGGGACCGGAGGCCGCATGCCATGCGATCTCCGGGGCAGGCGCCTGGTACGGCTGTGAACGTGTGAGGCGTGCGTGGGCGCTGTAACCGTAGGACCACCGCGCGTGCACGTGCATCTGCCCATGCATACGCACGTGAAGAGGGCTATGATCCGGGTCAATTGACCACTGCACCACTGGCACCAACAACGCCAACTGCGTCACCGGGGAGCGACCTGTGGACCACGACGTGTACAACGGCATGGCTGCCACGGAGCTGTATGGGGCGGCCTGGCAGAAGAGCAGGCACAGCAACTCCCAGGGCTCCTGCGTGGAGTTCGCCCGGCTGCCCGGAGGCGAGGTGGCGGTGCGCAACTCGCGCTTCCCGGACGGGCCCGCGCTCGTCTACACGCGCGCCGAGATCGAGGCCATGCTCCTGGGCATCAAGGACGGCGAGTTCGACCACCTGGTGACGGGCAACTGAGGGCGATCGCCCCC carries:
- the rpmG gene encoding 50S ribosomal protein L33; protein product: MARNELRPVIKLRSTAGTGYTYVTRKNRRNDPDRLTLRKYDPMVGRHVDFREER
- a CDS encoding DUF2786 domain-containing protein; the protein is MTVDRAFETALYAETDTALDTGASLLAADPSADAELAQRGEEFIATAWRRGWQPADVVRIVRRELDETHVRLVSRLILSAEARHKQPRGRRWAAQLEDLDSSDVQTERTDRFSYATAVLELYRLLLRLPPLEPLDDSTAKPSHKPPGERQAPESRILPRIRALLAKAEATGYPEEAEALTAKAQELMARHSIDEALLAARTPASADAPGACRIGIDPPYETAKATLLDAVAAANRCRTVWNEALGFSTVVGFEADLEAVELLHTSLLVQATAAMTKAEAAARASGRRRTKTFRQSFLAAYAHRIATRLKSATETQVTEDLLPVLATREAAVSDRTDRMFPEMTTTRLRGVNDAAGWTQGAEAADRAQVERHQQLP
- a CDS encoding type B 50S ribosomal protein L31, with translation MREGIHPAYGPVVFRDRAANHAFLTRSTMTSEKTIEWEDGNTYPVVDVEISNVSHPFYTGTARVLDTAGRVERFEQRYGKRGGR
- the rpsR gene encoding 30S ribosomal protein S18 yields the protein MPRKPERKPQKSRPNPLDVAGITYIDYKDTDLLRKFISDRGKIRSRRVTRVSSQQQRQLARAIKNAREMALLPYASR
- a CDS encoding CobW family GTP-binding protein, whose translation is MLSVAIVGGLHADARKAAVDRLLADVPGAVALHHDLATAVQGTVVRTIRNSDGPVSTGEAPLVNDCACCALREDLVPELERLAEDGTTRLAVVELWESVEPKAMAEVVAGAELRLTGVITAVDPALVLPYLGNGDDLAEAGLAAAATDQRTIADTFARQLEYAPVLAVVESEAADDEDRALLAQLHPTARQVPLGHGDLAGAALAGFDVDAAAAAQHPACALLPAEADECGVSTLVWTRRRPFHPERLYAALEDLTCAAARSRGRFWLADRPDTLLHWDAAGGALCVENAGPWLASLPDAAWEMVPPVRRAAAALDWHPEHGDCCQHLVFTSPGLDREGLERVLESCLLTEAEYAAGRTAWKQLPPAFDTLLEV
- a CDS encoding DUF397 domain-containing protein encodes the protein MDHDVYNGMAATELYGAAWQKSRHSNSQGSCVEFARLPGGEVAVRNSRFPDGPALVYTRAEIEAMLLGIKDGEFDHLVTGN
- the rpmB gene encoding 50S ribosomal protein L28; its protein translation is MSAHCMLTGAQPGFGNTISHSHRRTSRRFDPNIQSKRYWLPSEGRHVRLKLSTKGIKTVDTIGIEAAVARIRARGVKV
- the rpsN gene encoding 30S ribosomal protein S14, with translation MAKKSKIAKNEKRQEIVARYAARRAELKEIIRRPSSSEAEKLAAQEELRRQPRDASATRVRNRDSVDGRPRGYLRNFGLSRVNLRKQAHAGFLPGVRKSSW